One Streptomyces hundungensis DNA segment encodes these proteins:
- a CDS encoding protein-L-isoaspartate O-methyltransferase family protein, whose protein sequence is MGTGTGFNAGLLAALLGQDAVTTLDLAPSLTTQAQRNLKTAGYAPTVIEADAAAGWPPGAPYDRILATFSVDSFPDAWRGQVRPEGLIVTPWYSDWTAYGMLSLAVAADGAAQGRFHPQGSYMTMRTHHPAAQTPAAPGGAARHLGSGTAARASTPPFRTCLSPWAVSGDPDTEFHLGLTVPNTSYDWDTTGEHAPIRFALYSADGSVAAVDYDGQQAHEFTVTQTGRRRLGDETEAAYARWERFGRPGVERHGLTITPDSTHRVWIDDPKQRLHAIQQPAPARDRPRQRWVTLRDTHNFRRERPGLHGIRPRVVAAIEDGRPYSPTARDAGRPAQSAVCNPRADTKVGRWPRPRCPL, encoded by the coding sequence TTGGGGACCGGGACTGGCTTCAACGCCGGACTCCTGGCCGCGCTCCTCGGCCAGGACGCGGTCACCACCCTCGACCTCGCCCCCTCCCTCACCACGCAGGCACAGCGGAACCTGAAGACGGCCGGCTACGCGCCCACCGTGATCGAGGCCGACGCCGCCGCAGGCTGGCCCCCGGGCGCGCCCTACGATCGGATCCTGGCCACGTTCTCCGTCGACAGCTTCCCCGACGCGTGGCGGGGTCAAGTCCGGCCCGAAGGCCTCATCGTGACGCCCTGGTACTCGGACTGGACCGCCTACGGCATGCTCTCTCTCGCCGTGGCCGCCGACGGTGCCGCGCAGGGACGATTCCACCCACAGGGCTCGTACATGACGATGCGCACCCATCATCCGGCCGCGCAAACCCCCGCCGCGCCCGGCGGAGCCGCCCGGCACCTTGGATCCGGCACCGCGGCGAGGGCAAGTACACCGCCGTTTAGGACCTGCCTGTCGCCCTGGGCCGTCAGCGGAGATCCCGACACCGAATTCCATCTCGGCCTCACCGTGCCCAACACCTCATACGATTGGGACACCACTGGCGAACACGCCCCCATCCGGTTCGCCCTCTACAGCGCCGACGGCTCCGTCGCAGCCGTTGACTACGACGGACAACAGGCCCACGAGTTCACCGTCACCCAGACAGGACGACGCCGCCTGGGGGATGAGACAGAAGCTGCATACGCGCGCTGGGAACGCTTCGGCCGCCCCGGCGTCGAACGCCATGGCCTGACCATCACTCCCGACAGCACCCACCGCGTGTGGATCGATGACCCCAAGCAGCGCCTGCATGCCATCCAGCAGCCTGCGCCCGCCCGGGACAGACCACGGCAGAGATGGGTGACGCTGCGCGACACCCACAATTTTCGACGGGAAAGGCCCGGCCTGCACGGGATTCGACCCCGGGTCGTGGCCGCTATCGAGGATGGCCGCCCATACTCCCCGACCGCTCGCGATGCGGGCCGTCCTGCACAGTCGGCTGTATGCAACCCCCGGGCCGACACAAAGGTCGGCCGATGGCCGCGCCCGAGATGCCCGTTGTGA
- a CDS encoding winged helix-turn-helix domain-containing protein, translated as MAAGSPLPPLSRPQLAEARRVRAVELFEEDVSNAEIARAVGVCAESVRRWRRVWEKDGASALRRRASTGRPPKLDDSQVEAVRTALDRGAQAHGFEADLWTLERVGEIVARVTGVVLSRASVWRLLTGRLGWSLQRPERRAVERDESEIARWVSHEWPRIKKGR; from the coding sequence ATGGCCGCCGGATCGCCACTTCCTCCTTTGTCGCGGCCGCAGTTGGCGGAAGCGCGTCGCGTTCGGGCGGTGGAGTTGTTCGAGGAGGATGTCTCGAATGCGGAGATCGCGCGGGCGGTAGGGGTATGTGCCGAGAGCGTGCGGCGATGGCGTCGGGTGTGGGAGAAGGACGGTGCTTCCGCGTTGCGGCGGCGGGCATCTACCGGGCGCCCGCCCAAACTGGACGACTCCCAGGTCGAGGCGGTTCGGACCGCGTTGGACCGCGGCGCCCAGGCTCATGGTTTCGAGGCCGACTTGTGGACTCTGGAACGTGTCGGAGAGATCGTTGCCCGGGTGACAGGGGTGGTGTTGTCCAGGGCATCGGTGTGGCGGCTGCTGACGGGCCGACTGGGATGGAGTCTTCAGCGCCCTGAGCGGCGGGCGGTCGAGCGGGATGAGTCGGAGATCGCCCGCTGGGTCTCCCACGAGTGGCCGCGCATCAAAAAAGGGCGGTGA
- a CDS encoding cupin domain-containing protein → MSEISDLVALLHLQPHPEGGWFRETWRTGASAVPDGYPGQRSFATGIYFLLHPGEASRWHRVRSDELWLWHRGGPLTLRLGGTGATAEEESASVVGPDVASGQRPQSLVPAGAWQCAEPAGDEPVLVSCVVAPGFDFEDFEMP, encoded by the coding sequence ATGAGCGAGATCTCCGACCTGGTCGCCCTGCTTCACCTGCAACCGCACCCGGAAGGCGGGTGGTTCCGGGAGACGTGGCGCACCGGGGCAAGCGCCGTTCCGGACGGGTATCCGGGGCAGCGTTCCTTCGCGACCGGCATCTACTTCCTTCTGCATCCCGGTGAGGCGTCCCGGTGGCACCGCGTGCGGTCGGACGAACTCTGGCTGTGGCACCGGGGCGGTCCGTTGACGCTCCGCCTCGGTGGCACCGGTGCGACCGCCGAGGAGGAGTCCGCCTCGGTCGTCGGACCCGATGTTGCCTCGGGGCAGCGGCCCCAGTCCTTGGTGCCGGCCGGCGCATGGCAGTGCGCGGAGCCGGCCGGTGACGAGCCGGTCCTGGTCTCGTGCGTTGTCGCGCCGGGCTTCGACTTCGAGGACTTCGAAATGCCGTAA
- a CDS encoding ricin-type beta-trefoil lectin domain protein — protein sequence MATRDGKKLALKAPFSLPAPVLNGDSALYQNVLPDVDLELTATTLGGWRQVLVVHNAQAAANPAVKNLHFNVVADGLTVSADPSGNLTAADAEGKARFTAPTPVMWDSAKPSTAPAPQKAAFSIFSALDTPATPVTTSTTDGPGPGAAVAKVSATVTGTGIDLVPDAKVLSQGTGPWFIDPGWNPSTDSGGVQAWAQVQEAYPDTNEYNGTQYQQDTPATGYCGYVDTEHPCSPTGRTRAYFQVGIAGFLHNQGAVVLEARLKATIIASSSPSTNTPLSLYDTGSIGNPTSWNHQPCGTGSVMGGCNKLGTLSVSGTGEIDYGVRDTIKSGVANGWPNFTFGLAPDNESNKYYRQRFSSKSGQAPHLVITYDIKPTVSNPRTSPTPGFASTGSFTACSPTWDAAGWIGANADTALAVNANSPTNETVSTKFKIWDNDNNNSTTSFATGWNASGTATVNAGALADGHRYGWQALTTDDTLTSDVSGTCYFLVDRTPPTAAVSSADFPASGTLNAKPKYGGQPGTFTLTGTDPVPASGGRSSGLACARWTTDPVKAAATGWKCTDTSAGIVKFSGGKADVTITPSHWGTNFVYLQTQDDAGNMSQPAVYSYYAPSNPNDPVKPVFGDVTGDKIPDVLLPDSAGDLRRISGGTDPNIAPSASFKTADDSDPRASFHASPSGNGWTNTQVTHRGSLGYKNVDDLIAHQPGDTKLYLYPNDTAGNRFDGQARIAIAKPTSCALADATTSITCADYGFSTSDWSKVTQISAFGALDGDSATQQPSTGQYALHRSSLLFVENGRLWLSLPASTNTLDSPAILLSANDQQWDNYDLITPGRAKGTNLPTLWARSKADGTIRAFPVKGTTDAPDLTGFTAPGQGSVLGTVDSARYPRMGSDGDLTGDGIPDLWAVDAHQQLVSWNGTGTAPTTQFPNPDVTGLSSDLTPQGNLNMPTAAWNLTGPAADGTVPSSTGNYPGTTANITWPTGIIDGRPNDYAAFNGPQSTITTNASAVDTRNSFTISAWAKASGAGGVIVSQDNTAAQRSDFLLYPDSDGSTWRFALTNPTKPSTSWQYDNTEAVNSQARVNPDVWTRLTAVYNADTGRMSLYANGVLVGSGSHNRTNSAAPTGPLVFGRYQAKGTSNPMGAGLYGGASNLAVYPYAASITAPDARGPVTVTSSATTCIDSDGGQNTDGTKVQIYTCNQTAAQQLELRDDGTLRILGKCVDAVNSGTTNGTLLQLMTCKGTANEQWQARADGSYLNVNAQRCIDRNNNTLANKTQLQLWDCKNIDAQTWTSASLGTASLPAPLPLPDNGKAPTVPTGGLLHNVNSRYCLEINNSSKDDGAPAQQWACIGQAGAQWQFRPTTTVGVYEILNANSGKCLEIANSNTADGAHAQQWTCKGIPTQQWAIKPIDTTGNWNIANLNSGKTLEIDSSSKADGAPAQQWARVGDAKPSQSWYL from the coding sequence ATGGCCACCAGGGACGGCAAGAAGCTGGCGCTCAAAGCGCCTTTCTCCCTGCCGGCACCCGTCCTCAACGGCGACAGCGCGCTCTACCAGAACGTGCTCCCCGATGTGGACCTCGAGCTCACCGCCACCACTCTGGGCGGCTGGCGCCAGGTCCTGGTGGTGCACAATGCCCAGGCTGCGGCCAACCCTGCCGTCAAAAACCTGCACTTCAATGTGGTGGCAGACGGGCTGACGGTATCCGCTGACCCATCCGGCAACCTGACGGCAGCCGATGCAGAGGGCAAGGCACGCTTCACCGCACCCACCCCGGTCATGTGGGATTCGGCTAAGCCCAGCACGGCGCCGGCTCCCCAAAAGGCGGCCTTCTCCATCTTCTCTGCTCTGGACACGCCAGCCACTCCCGTTACCACGTCGACCACGGACGGCCCCGGCCCGGGGGCAGCTGTCGCCAAGGTCTCCGCGACCGTGACCGGCACGGGCATCGACCTCGTGCCCGACGCCAAGGTGCTCAGTCAGGGCACGGGGCCGTGGTTCATCGACCCGGGCTGGAACCCGTCTACCGACAGCGGCGGGGTGCAGGCCTGGGCTCAGGTCCAGGAGGCATACCCGGACACGAACGAGTACAACGGCACTCAGTACCAGCAGGACACCCCGGCCACCGGCTACTGCGGCTACGTCGACACCGAGCACCCGTGCAGTCCTACAGGGCGCACCCGTGCCTACTTCCAGGTGGGCATCGCGGGCTTCCTCCACAACCAGGGGGCAGTGGTACTTGAGGCGCGGCTGAAGGCCACCATCATCGCCTCGTCCAGCCCGTCCACCAACACCCCGCTGAGCCTGTACGACACAGGTTCGATCGGCAATCCGACCAGCTGGAACCACCAGCCCTGCGGAACCGGGTCCGTCATGGGCGGCTGCAACAAGCTCGGCACCTTGTCGGTCTCCGGCACCGGCGAGATCGACTACGGGGTTCGGGACACCATCAAGTCAGGTGTCGCCAACGGCTGGCCCAACTTCACCTTCGGCCTCGCTCCCGACAACGAAAGCAACAAGTACTACCGTCAACGCTTCAGCTCGAAGTCCGGGCAGGCACCGCACCTCGTCATCACGTATGACATCAAGCCCACCGTGAGCAACCCCCGCACCAGCCCCACACCCGGGTTCGCCAGCACAGGGTCCTTCACTGCATGCAGTCCGACCTGGGACGCTGCCGGCTGGATCGGTGCAAACGCCGACACCGCTCTAGCCGTGAACGCGAACTCGCCCACCAACGAGACCGTCAGCACGAAGTTCAAGATCTGGGACAACGACAACAACAACAGCACCACCAGCTTCGCAACAGGCTGGAACGCGAGCGGCACGGCCACCGTCAACGCGGGTGCCCTGGCCGACGGCCACCGCTACGGCTGGCAAGCCCTGACCACAGACGACACCCTCACCAGCGATGTCAGCGGCACCTGCTACTTCCTTGTCGACCGTACTCCGCCTACCGCTGCCGTCTCCTCCGCCGACTTCCCCGCCTCCGGCACTCTCAACGCCAAGCCTAAGTACGGGGGTCAACCAGGGACGTTCACGCTCACCGGCACCGACCCGGTGCCCGCATCCGGGGGCCGTAGCTCCGGCTTGGCCTGTGCCCGATGGACGACGGATCCGGTCAAAGCTGCGGCCACCGGCTGGAAGTGCACCGACACCAGCGCCGGAATCGTCAAGTTCTCCGGCGGCAAGGCCGACGTCACCATCACGCCCTCGCACTGGGGCACCAATTTCGTTTACCTGCAGACCCAGGACGACGCGGGCAACATGTCCCAGCCCGCCGTCTACAGTTACTACGCGCCATCCAATCCGAACGATCCCGTCAAGCCCGTCTTCGGCGACGTCACCGGCGACAAGATCCCGGATGTCCTCCTTCCAGACTCGGCTGGCGACCTCCGGCGGATCAGCGGCGGCACCGATCCCAACATCGCACCCAGTGCGTCGTTCAAGACAGCCGACGACAGCGACCCCCGGGCCAGTTTCCACGCCTCACCCAGCGGAAACGGCTGGACGAACACCCAGGTCACCCATCGCGGCAGTCTCGGTTACAAGAACGTCGACGACCTAATTGCCCATCAGCCCGGGGATACCAAGCTCTATCTCTACCCCAACGACACAGCTGGCAACCGGTTCGACGGCCAGGCCCGCATCGCCATCGCCAAACCGACCAGCTGCGCACTGGCGGACGCCACCACCAGCATCACCTGTGCCGATTACGGCTTCAGCACGAGCGACTGGTCGAAGGTCACCCAGATCTCGGCCTTCGGCGCCCTGGACGGGGACTCCGCAACTCAGCAGCCCAGCACTGGCCAATACGCCCTGCACCGCTCCTCCCTGCTGTTCGTGGAGAACGGGCGCCTGTGGCTGAGCCTGCCGGCCTCCACCAACACGCTGGACTCCCCAGCCATCCTGCTCTCCGCCAACGACCAGCAGTGGGACAACTACGACCTGATCACCCCCGGCCGAGCCAAGGGCACCAACCTCCCCACCCTGTGGGCCCGCTCCAAGGCCGACGGCACAATCCGTGCCTTCCCGGTCAAGGGGACCACCGACGCACCCGACTTGACCGGATTCACTGCTCCCGGCCAGGGCAGCGTGCTCGGCACGGTCGATTCCGCCCGTTACCCACGGATGGGATCCGACGGTGACCTGACCGGTGACGGCATCCCGGACCTGTGGGCCGTCGATGCCCACCAGCAGCTCGTCTCCTGGAACGGCACCGGCACCGCGCCCACCACCCAGTTCCCCAACCCGGACGTCACCGGGTTGTCCTCGGATCTGACTCCGCAGGGCAACCTCAACATGCCCACCGCGGCCTGGAATTTGACCGGCCCTGCCGCAGACGGCACCGTCCCCAGCAGCACCGGCAACTACCCCGGCACCACGGCCAACATCACCTGGCCAACCGGCATCATCGACGGCCGCCCCAATGACTACGCCGCCTTCAACGGCCCACAGTCGACGATCACCACCAACGCGTCCGCTGTCGACACCCGCAACAGCTTCACCATCAGCGCCTGGGCGAAGGCTTCCGGTGCCGGCGGGGTGATCGTCAGCCAGGACAACACCGCGGCTCAGCGAAGCGACTTCCTCCTCTACCCCGATTCCGACGGCAGCACCTGGCGCTTCGCGCTGACCAACCCCACTAAGCCGAGCACCAGTTGGCAGTACGACAACACCGAAGCGGTCAATTCACAAGCCCGGGTCAATCCCGATGTCTGGACCCGGCTCACTGCCGTCTACAACGCCGACACCGGCCGGATGAGCCTCTATGCCAACGGCGTGCTGGTGGGGTCCGGCAGCCACAACAGGACCAACAGCGCGGCACCCACAGGGCCGCTCGTCTTCGGCCGCTACCAGGCCAAGGGCACATCCAACCCGATGGGCGCGGGCCTGTACGGCGGCGCCAGCAACCTCGCCGTCTATCCGTACGCCGCCTCGATCACAGCGCCTGACGCCCGCGGCCCCGTAACCGTCACGAGTTCGGCAACCACCTGCATCGATTCCGATGGCGGACAGAACACGGACGGCACCAAGGTCCAGATCTACACCTGCAACCAGACCGCTGCCCAGCAGCTCGAACTCCGGGACGACGGCACGTTGCGCATCCTCGGCAAGTGCGTCGACGCCGTCAACAGCGGCACCACCAACGGCACTCTGCTTCAGCTCATGACCTGCAAGGGCACCGCGAACGAGCAGTGGCAGGCACGCGCAGACGGTAGTTACCTCAACGTCAACGCCCAGCGCTGCATCGACCGGAACAACAACACTCTGGCCAACAAGACGCAGTTGCAACTGTGGGACTGCAAGAACATCGACGCACAGACCTGGACGAGCGCAAGCCTCGGCACTGCGTCCCTTCCCGCTCCCCTGCCACTGCCCGACAACGGGAAGGCCCCCACGGTGCCGACCGGCGGCCTCCTCCACAACGTCAACAGCCGTTACTGCCTGGAGATCAACAACTCCAGCAAGGACGATGGAGCGCCCGCCCAGCAGTGGGCCTGCATCGGGCAGGCCGGCGCACAGTGGCAGTTCCGCCCCACCACCACTGTGGGCGTCTACGAGATCCTCAACGCCAACAGCGGGAAGTGCCTGGAGATAGCCAACTCCAACACCGCCGACGGCGCCCACGCCCAGCAGTGGACCTGCAAGGGCATCCCCACCCAGCAGTGGGCCATCAAGCCCATCGACACGACCGGCAACTGGAACATCGCCAACCTGAACAGCGGCAAGACCTTGGAGATCGACAGCTCGAGCAAGGCCGACGGGGCCCCCGCTCAGCAGTGGGCCCGCGTCGGCGACGCCAAGCCCTCACAGAGCTGGTACCTGTAA
- a CDS encoding DUF2071 domain-containing protein gives MMQPHLSSTIERRLLVNYRVDPEVVARLLPVRMRPRLIHGHALASICMLRLSKVRPTWAPRGVGLRSENAAHRFAVEWDGPDGVETGVYIPRRDTASRVNAAAGGRLFPGDYRLAEFRVHETPDELHIAFDARDGAAQLEVAVALADELSGSKLFTDLNEASAFFQGEANGFSTTRPGSHLDGMALHADTWRMEACRVRSATSSFFDDPNRFPPGTATLDCALVMRNLSVRWEPLPSMALAAN, from the coding sequence ATGATGCAGCCCCACCTCTCCAGCACCATCGAACGCCGGCTCCTGGTGAACTACCGAGTTGATCCAGAGGTTGTTGCGCGACTGCTCCCCGTGCGCATGCGTCCGCGCCTGATCCACGGCCACGCCCTCGCCAGTATCTGCATGCTTCGGCTCAGCAAGGTCCGCCCCACCTGGGCCCCCAGGGGTGTCGGACTGCGCAGCGAGAACGCGGCCCACCGCTTTGCCGTCGAGTGGGACGGACCGGATGGCGTCGAAACCGGCGTTTACATCCCGCGTCGCGATACTGCCTCGCGCGTCAACGCGGCCGCCGGCGGCCGCCTCTTCCCGGGCGACTACCGCTTGGCGGAGTTCCGGGTCCACGAGACGCCGGACGAACTGCACATCGCCTTCGATGCCAGGGACGGCGCTGCCCAGTTGGAGGTCGCTGTCGCCCTGGCCGACGAGCTGAGTGGCAGTAAATTGTTCACCGACCTGAACGAAGCATCGGCCTTCTTCCAAGGCGAAGCCAACGGATTCTCCACCACCAGACCTGGCAGCCATCTCGACGGTATGGCACTCCACGCCGACACCTGGCGGATGGAGGCTTGCCGGGTGCGCTCTGCCACCTCCTCGTTCTTCGACGACCCCAACCGCTTCCCGCCCGGGACCGCGACTCTCGACTGCGCCCTGGTCATGCGCAACCTCTCCGTCCGATGGGAACCACTGCCCTCCATGGCACTGGCCGCCAACTGA
- a CDS encoding metalloregulator ArsR/SmtB family transcription factor produces the protein MTQDDDEAGVFRALADPTRRQILEHLRDGELPAGQIASRFAISTPSISRHLRVLKEAGLLTERRDGNRIIYALVEDRLAIGVGRFLSAVCPEQIVLRHTKWRHATESDET, from the coding sequence ATGACTCAGGACGACGACGAGGCAGGGGTGTTCCGCGCCCTCGCCGACCCGACGAGACGACAAATCCTGGAGCACCTCAGAGATGGCGAGCTCCCGGCGGGACAGATCGCGAGCCGGTTCGCGATCAGCACCCCGTCCATCTCGCGCCACCTCAGAGTGCTCAAGGAGGCGGGACTGCTTACCGAGCGTCGAGATGGCAACCGGATCATCTACGCGCTCGTGGAGGACCGGCTGGCCATCGGTGTAGGCCGGTTTCTCAGTGCCGTCTGCCCCGAACAGATCGTGCTCCGCCACACCAAATGGCGGCACGCCACAGAAAGCGACGAGACATGA
- a CDS encoding transposase, producing MNTRAWIVFLDESGVSLLPQVRRTYAPRGRTPLLRHRLNWKRASMAGALGYHSTDPERGARLCFHLKPGSYDTLGLIEVLEQMKVFYRGEDVVLGWDGLSAHWSRAMRAWVAEQDWLTLERLPAYAPELNPVELLWSSLKKRELANLAGDHLADVADATEQGIHRINNNPQLPWSFLTHTGLTIHPPHPPNLRKDQ from the coding sequence GTGAACACACGTGCCTGGATCGTGTTCCTCGACGAATCAGGCGTCTCACTCTTGCCGCAGGTCCGTCGCACCTACGCACCCCGAGGACGGACCCCGCTCCTTCGCCACCGCCTGAACTGGAAGCGGGCGTCGATGGCCGGCGCCCTGGGCTACCACTCCACCGACCCCGAACGCGGGGCACGACTGTGTTTCCATCTCAAGCCCGGCAGCTACGACACTCTCGGACTCATCGAAGTCCTGGAACAGATGAAGGTGTTCTACCGCGGCGAGGACGTGGTTCTGGGCTGGGACGGCCTGTCCGCTCACTGGAGCCGGGCCATGCGGGCATGGGTCGCCGAACAGGACTGGCTCACACTCGAGCGATTACCCGCCTACGCACCCGAGCTGAACCCGGTGGAACTGTTGTGGTCCTCGCTCAAGAAACGTGAACTCGCCAACCTCGCCGGCGACCACCTCGCAGACGTCGCCGACGCCACCGAACAAGGCATCCACCGCATCAACAACAATCCACAACTCCCCTGGTCATTCCTCACCCACACCGGACTCACCATCCACCCACCACACCCACCGAACTTACGAAAAGATCAGTAG
- a CDS encoding FAD-dependent monooxygenase, with translation MDYDVVVAGGGPVGLMLACELRLGGARVAVLERLTEVNPTIKGGAITTPSAEALYRRGMLPALAEVQRQTMDRYQAFMREQNGEDGGGGAGQGLGIVGHFAGIMLRADLVDRTEPGLGDAGPASEIAFVAQQDIERLLGGRADELGVDMRRGVALTGFDADDEAVTVRTSHGAIRAGWLVGCDGGRSAVRKLAGFEFPGTEPEITCHQAVVEMTGAEDLKIGWTATDTGVCAYGPMPGRVVTVEFDGPPADRDAPVTTEDLQARLRRVSGVDITITQVQTATRFTDHARQVTDYRKGRVLLAGDAAHVHSAFGSQGLSLGIGDAMNLGWKLAAVIAGRAPEGLLDTYTAERHPVGAWVLDWTRSQVAAMRPDPQSRALREIVSDLAGTVAGTTYLTARLNGGGVRYELPGEHPLTGRSTPDLELTDGGRLADHLHGGRALLLDLTDDPELRALAAGYAGRVDTLTAGCPSRPELAAVLVRPDGFTAWAADAGAKAPTAGLTEALEEWFGVPEGAVTPG, from the coding sequence ATGGACTATGACGTAGTGGTGGCCGGAGGCGGCCCGGTCGGACTGATGCTGGCCTGTGAGCTCCGGCTCGGAGGCGCGCGGGTGGCCGTCCTGGAACGCCTCACCGAAGTGAACCCGACGATCAAGGGCGGGGCGATCACCACGCCCAGCGCCGAGGCGCTCTACCGCCGAGGCATGCTGCCCGCGCTGGCCGAGGTGCAACGGCAGACGATGGACCGCTACCAAGCATTCATGCGCGAGCAGAACGGCGAGGACGGAGGCGGGGGCGCGGGTCAAGGGCTCGGGATCGTCGGGCACTTCGCCGGAATCATGCTGCGCGCCGACCTGGTCGACCGTACGGAGCCGGGCCTCGGCGACGCCGGACCCGCCTCCGAGATCGCTTTCGTGGCGCAGCAGGACATCGAGCGGCTGCTCGGCGGGCGGGCGGACGAGCTCGGCGTCGACATGCGCCGGGGAGTGGCGCTGACCGGCTTCGACGCGGACGACGAGGCCGTCACCGTGCGGACCAGCCACGGGGCCATACGCGCCGGCTGGCTCGTGGGCTGCGACGGCGGCCGCAGCGCGGTCCGCAAGCTCGCGGGGTTCGAATTTCCCGGTACGGAACCGGAGATCACCTGTCACCAGGCGGTCGTGGAGATGACCGGCGCCGAGGACCTGAAGATCGGCTGGACCGCCACGGACACCGGGGTGTGCGCCTACGGGCCGATGCCGGGCCGCGTCGTCACCGTGGAGTTCGACGGGCCGCCGGCCGACCGGGACGCGCCGGTCACCACCGAGGACCTCCAGGCGCGGCTGCGCCGCGTCTCCGGCGTGGACATCACGATCACCCAAGTGCAGACCGCGACCCGCTTCACCGACCACGCCCGCCAGGTGACCGACTACCGCAAGGGCCGGGTGCTGCTGGCGGGTGACGCGGCGCACGTGCACTCCGCGTTCGGCAGCCAGGGGCTGAGCCTGGGTATCGGGGACGCGATGAACCTCGGCTGGAAGCTCGCCGCGGTGATCGCCGGCCGGGCGCCGGAAGGGCTGCTGGACACGTACACCGCCGAGCGGCACCCGGTCGGTGCGTGGGTCCTGGACTGGACCCGGTCCCAGGTCGCGGCCATGCGCCCGGACCCGCAGTCCCGGGCCCTGCGCGAGATCGTCAGCGACCTGGCGGGGACGGTCGCGGGCACCACGTACCTCACCGCGCGGCTCAACGGTGGCGGGGTGCGGTACGAGCTGCCGGGCGAGCACCCGCTGACCGGCCGCAGCACCCCGGACCTCGAACTCACCGACGGCGGCCGCCTCGCGGACCACCTCCACGGCGGCCGGGCACTTTTGCTCGACCTCACCGACGACCCGGAGCTCCGGGCCCTGGCTGCGGGATATGCCGGCCGCGTCGACACCCTGACGGCCGGCTGCCCGTCCCGCCCGGAACTGGCGGCGGTCCTCGTCCGTCCGGACGGCTTCACGGCCTGGGCAGCCGACGCCGGGGCGAAGGCGCCGACGGCCGGGCTGACGGAAGCGCTGGAGGAGTGGTTCGGAGTGCCAGAGGGCGCAGTGACGCCGGGGTGA